In Sorghum bicolor cultivar BTx623 chromosome 10, Sorghum_bicolor_NCBIv3, whole genome shotgun sequence, one genomic interval encodes:
- the LOC8069367 gene encoding fasciclin-like arabinogalactan protein 14, translating into MAPSTTSSLLVFLLFLLLPAAAVVAAAPAPPATAAFNVTEILSRYPEFELFSFLLSNTGVARKVNSRNSVTVLIPDNSAVDWLLRRSARLPRAALVELISVHVVLDYIDAAKLAALPRGGQPTVVTTLFQTTGTARNRTGFLNVTGTGRGGAVFVSAAPGSLINATFKRAVTARPYNISVLQISNFVVPPGIITRPRLPLPPRSRPPPPPPTPRVRQMAVAPSPAPAPRSTSPRLSPTRNPTSEGDTAEAPDTAEAPAPSGGHVARVMMSWWIGAAVGMAMACMLGYL; encoded by the coding sequence ATGGCTCCTAGCACCACCTCCTCCTTGCTCGtgttcctcctcttcctcctcctgcccgccgccgccgtcgtcgccgccgcccctGCCCCACCGGCTACCGCCGCCTTCAACGTCACGGAGATCCTGAGCCGGTACCCGGAGTTCGAGCTCTTCAGCTTCCTCCTCTCCAACACCGGCGTCGCGCGCAAGGTCAACAGCCGGAACTCCGTCACCGTGCTCATCCCGGACAACTCCGCCGTGGACTGGCTCCTCCGCCGCAGCGCCAGGCTGCCGCGCGCCGCGCTGGTGGAGCTCATCTCCGTCCACGTCGTGCTCGACTACATCGACGCGGCCAAGCTGGCGGCGCTGCCCCGGGGCGGCCAGCCCACCGTGGTCACCACGCTGTTCCAGACCACGGGGACCGCGCGCAACCGCACGGGGTTCCTCAACGTCACCGGCacgggccgcggcggcgccgtcTTCGTCTCGGCCGCGCCGGGGTCGCTGATCAACGCCACGTTCAAGAGGGCGGTGACCGCGAGGCCGTACAACATATCTGTGCTCCAGATCAGCAACTTCGTCGTGCCGCCCGGCATCATCACCAGGCCgcggctgccgctgccgccgcggtcgcggccgccgccgccgccgcccacgccGAGGGTGAGGCAGATGGCCGTCGCGCCGAGCCCTGCGCCTGCGCCGAGGTCAACTTCGCCGCGGCTATCTCCGACGAGGAATCCGACCTCGGAGGGCGATACCGCGGAGGCTCCCGACACTGCTGAAGCGCCGGCGCCGTCGGGTGGCCATGTGGCgcgagtgatgatgagttggtggATTGGTGCGGCCGTGGGGATGGCAATGGCATGCATGCTCGGGTACTTGTAG